A genomic segment from Maniola jurtina chromosome 9, ilManJurt1.1, whole genome shotgun sequence encodes:
- the LOC123868484 gene encoding uncharacterized protein LOC123868484 gives MAPMFTRKAAALEEQQKLKNALHEIKSLKQLNTQLLKEQDESEAEMRIIIARNSQLKSELANLHNAHTLLSEERDQLQLAVGSFNQCIQTYEEALGKISMLEDELSQSQQLICDLQSQIASYETQKTNNLYDELLASSSTAPVVTIDLTCDSPCAANNKPHSETIHLNSHKKIKKYIKIGKLIKKTKKLIKFQKLCNKNIRLRKERSDLLNKLNTYCSSLQEMRVQYETDVRSLNEEILKLENSLKTVTSQYELSQKQVGEHILAADELLALSNYNIDRLDSLINRCECSNKMNDDG, from the coding sequence ATGGCTCCTATGTTCACCAGAAAAGCTGCCGCTCTTGAAGAACAACAGAAACTGAAAAATGCTTTACacgaaataaaatcactgaaacaattaaataccCAACTACTGAAGGAACAAGATGAAAGTGAAGCTGAGATGAGGATCATTATTGCTAGGAACTCACAGTTAAAGTCTGAACTTGCAAACCTGCACAACGCTCATACTTTGTTATCAGAGGAGCGCGACCAACTTCAGTTGGCAGTAGGGTCGTTCAATCAGTGCATACAAACTTATGAAGAGGCTCTGGGAAAGATATCTATGTTAGAGGATGAATTAAGCCAATCTCAACAGTTAATTTGTGACCTTCAGTCACAAATAGCAAGttatgaaacacaaaaaacaaataacttgtaTGATGAGCTGCTTGCTTCATCCTCAACAGCACCAGTGGTGACAATTGACCTGACCTGTGACAGCCCTTGTGCTGCTAATAATAAGCCACATTCAGAAACTATCCATTTAAatagtcacaaaaaaattaaaaaatacatcaaaattggtaaattaattaaaaaaacgaaaaaattaataaaatttcagaaattatgtaataaaaacattaggcttagaaaagaacgttcagatttattaaataagctcaatacatattgttcctcactgcaagagatgagagttcaatatgaaactgacgttcggagtcttaatgaggagattctaaaactggaaaactccttgaaaacagttacttcccagtacgagctgtcacagaaacaggtcggtgagcatatactggccgctgatgagctgttagccttaagtaattataatatagatcgtcttgactctctgattaatagatgtgagtgctcaaataag